The Cloacibacterium sp. TD35 region TTTTTTGGATAAAAGGATTTTTCGACATTTGTTCACGGCCTTTTTCTACCACGATGAGTTTAATGTCTTTCGGAATTTCTGTAACCAATTCGCCTTGATACAAATTGAGCATCAAGGTAAAATCAAATTTATCCTTGGGTAAATTTCTCAATAAATCGAGGATCACTCTAGGAACTCCGCCCATTTCTAATGAGCGAAGCCTAAAAAGAACTTTTATTTTTTTTTGATTCTCCATTATTCTACTTCGCAGCCTAAATTTTTGTACTGATTTTTAAATTTTAGCACCCAATTTCTAAATGCTGTTTTATCTATTTTTTCATCTAAAAATTTCTCAAAATATTCTAAAGAGAAGTCTTTAGGAAAATTTTGCATTTCATCAAAACTACCATTGAGCCAAGCCTGATTAATGAGATTATTAAAGTAATTCACATCAAAATCATCACCGTATTTATGGTAAGAATTGGTTGCCGAGGATTGGAAAGTGGTTTTCAGTGCTTCTTTTTCTAATTTTGCAATAAAATTAGGATTGTCTTGATGTTTTCGGTAGTAATTAGAAGCATTTCTGAGTTGTTGTTTTTCGTCTACTTTTCCTCTGGCGTTTTTCCAAATGTGTAGCCAATATTCTTTTTGCCAAAATCCCATCAAAATAGAATTGAGCGCCCAATATTTTTGTTTTGTGGTATTATCTACGATTCCTAATTTGTAAAGCATGGTGAAAAACTTGAATTTATTATAAAAGAATAAATCGTTAAAAAATTCTGGAAAAAGAAGTAAGTTTTTCGGTTCCACTCGAAGAATTTCTTCTGTTATTTCTGAAATTTCTATAAATTCATCATCCTTTTTGTTGCCTAGCCAACCTAACTTTAGCAGTGAAATTTGATTTTTTTCACAAGCTTCTTGTAAGTCATTTACGTTTATTTTGTGGGTAAACCAAACATCATCTTCTATCATGATAAAGTATTCCGAAGCGTTTTTTGCAGCTCTGTACCATAAATTGGTAGGAATAGTGAAGCCGTCAATTTCCTTTCCAGATTGTAAGTTTTCTGCAATTGCTGCAACTTTATTTTGATAATTTTCAGATTTTATGATTTCTATTTTTGGGTGCTTTTCTTTGATTTTAGAAAGATAGGTTTCTGGTGTTCCATCATCAAGCACTTTTACGCAAAAATCCCCTTCTACAAAGCTTTCTATGCTTTGCAAACAGCGATCTAAGTAAAACGGGCGGTTAAAAGATTTGATGAAGATATTTACCATGAAATTTTTCTCATTAATTTTTTGAAAAATGTATTTTGTTTGGAGAAGATAAAATGTTGAATATTTTTAATCTCGGAAGCATTTTTCCCATATATTTTTTTTATTCCTCTTCTTACTAAAGCCTTTTGAATAACTATATTCCAAGTTTGGTTTTTGAGTTCTACTTTTGCTTGGTCATGTGATAATCCTTTTTTATGAATTCTGTAGTAATAAAGAGGCTTTTCAATGAAATAGAAATTGCCAACTTCATAAAGTTTTAAAATGTAATCGATGTCTTCAGCAACTTTATAATCTGGATTTATTCCTTCAGTTTTGAGGTAAGATTCTTTCTTAAAAGTGAAGAAATGTGCAACTTCAAATTGTATGTTAAAAAATAATGGGTTATTATTTTTTATTTTTTTTGTGTTTTTGAAAACCTTCTGCACATTTAGATTTTCATCACAAAAATAAAGTTGAGAATATGCAGCAACACATTTATTTTCATGTGCTTTTACTGAAATTTCTATAGCATTTTCAGTAAGTGCATCATCTGGATCTACGAAACCACAAATTTCACCAGATGCTTCTTCTACACATCTTTTTTTGGTGAAGCCAACTCCTTTGTTTTCTGAATTTTGAAAAAATTTCACTCTAGAATCACCATCACAATAGTTTTGTATTTTTTCAAAAGAATCATCAGTAGAGCAATCGTCTACCACTATGATTTCAAAATCTTGATAGGTTTGTTTTTTCAAACTATCATAGCATTGTTTGAAATAATGAGCATTGTTGTAATGAGCTATGAGAATTGAGAACATAGGCTATCTTAAGTTAATTTTTCTATACACTTTCTTACTGTTTCTACATGTTTTCTCATGG contains the following coding sequences:
- a CDS encoding glycosyltransferase family 2 protein, with amino-acid sequence MQSIESFVEGDFCVKVLDDGTPETYLSKIKEKHPKIEIIKSENYQNKVAAIAENLQSGKEIDGFTIPTNLWYRAAKNASEYFIMIEDDVWFTHKINVNDLQEACEKNQISLLKLGWLGNKKDDEFIEISEITEEILRVEPKNLLLFPEFFNDLFFYNKFKFFTMLYKLGIVDNTTKQKYWALNSILMGFWQKEYWLHIWKNARGKVDEKQQLRNASNYYRKHQDNPNFIAKLEKEALKTTFQSSATNSYHKYGDDFDVNYFNNLINQAWLNGSFDEMQNFPKDFSLEYFEKFLDEKIDKTAFRNWVLKFKNQYKNLGCEVE
- a CDS encoding glycosyltransferase family 2 protein; protein product: MFSILIAHYNNAHYFKQCYDSLKKQTYQDFEIIVVDDCSTDDSFEKIQNYCDGDSRVKFFQNSENKGVGFTKKRCVEEASGEICGFVDPDDALTENAIEISVKAHENKCVAAYSQLYFCDENLNVQKVFKNTKKIKNNNPLFFNIQFEVAHFFTFKKESYLKTEGINPDYKVAEDIDYILKLYEVGNFYFIEKPLYYYRIHKKGLSHDQAKVELKNQTWNIVIQKALVRRGIKKIYGKNASEIKNIQHFIFSKQNTFFKKLMRKISW